Proteins encoded within one genomic window of Cucumis sativus cultivar 9930 chromosome 3, Cucumber_9930_V3, whole genome shotgun sequence:
- the LOC101207118 gene encoding uncharacterized protein LOC101207118, producing MEMLLLKQFHYFLSSSSKLPFFKSPTDATSNSLSPFRSPNPPRRRLLTVRASLITNSDSFEVGRLIGSYGFMNVTSYSGFQSGEDVEYSSGDLGQLRVQDVGEGSVKIRLYEGRVSQGSRKGTPLIFKVYPGKRAGGLEADMMAANELNAHAFLQSSSKDICSNLALLVGGFETNTGEQWLAFRDDGKYSAADYGKIMSERISKKIEQVSWNPYEQEQLIKRRRNFVIRMFQGIMRGLVYMHNRNRLHQSLGPSSVVLNTIVEKDAAYLIPRLRDLAFSVDVRYPFPEDSLGQLAEGLWRRATVAGAYTPMEKRAFGIADDIYEAGLLFAYLAFVPFCEAGVVDSLSLQRLLESTFRLDLEAMREYCLADDRFVEAVKFLDLNDRAGWQLLQAMLNSDFRQRPLAEAVLNHQFLTRAMI from the exons ATGGAAATGCTCCTCCTCAAACAATTCCATTACTTCCTCTCTTCCTCCTCTAAACTTCCCTTCTTCAAATCCCCAACCGATGCTACTTCTAATTCCCTCTCACCCTTCCGTTCTCCAAATCCCCCAAGACGACGCTTGTTAACAGTGAGAGCAAGTCTCATCACTAACTCAGACTCCTTCGAGGTCGGACGCCTTATTGGAAGCTATGGCTTCATGAATGTCACCAG CTATTCTGGGTTTCAATCAGGGGAAGACGTTGAATATTCTTCTGGAGACTTAGGGCAATTGAGAGTTCAAGATGTAGGAGAAGGAAGTGTAAAGATCAG GCTTTATGAAGGAAGAGTTTCTCAGGGTTCTCGTAAAGGAACACCTCTTATTTTTAAG GTGTATCCTGGAAAGCGGGCTGGTGGTCTTGAAGCTGATATGATGGCTGCAAATGAGCTAAATGCTCATGCATTTCTCCAA AGCAGTTCAAAGGACATCTGCTCAAATCTTGCCCTACTTGTTGGTGGATTTGAAACAAACACTGGGGAGCAG TGGCTAGCCTTCCGTGATGATGGAAAATATAGCGCTGCAGATTATGGAAAAATAATGAGTGAAAGGATTTCCAAAAAGATAGAACAAGTCTCATGGAACCCTTACGAACAAGAACAGTTGATCAAGCGCAGGAGAAATTTTGTGATCAGGATGTTTCAGGGCATAATGAGAGGTCTTGTGTATATGCACAACCGTAACAGATTACACCAGAGTCTTGGACCATCTTCTGTAGTACTCAA TACAATTGTTGAGAAAGATGCTGCTTACTTAATCCCACGACTTCGAGATCTAGCTTTTTCTGTGGATGTGAG ATATCCGTTTCCAGAAGACAGCCTCGGACAGCTTGCTGAGGGGCTATGGCGAAGAGCAACAGTTGCTGGCGCCTACACTCCAATGGAGAAAAGAGCATTTGGAATAGCAGATGACAT aTATGAAGCTGGTCTCCTTTTTGCTTATTTGGCTTTTGTACCGTTTTGTGAAGCTGGAGTTGTTGATAGTCTCTCCTTGCAA AGGCTTTTGGAGAGCACTTTTAGACTTGATCTTGAGGCCATGAGAGA ATATTGTTTAGCAGATGATCGGTTTGTTGAAGCAGTCAAGTTTCTCGATCTCAATGATCGTGCTGGTTGGCAGTTACTTCAG GCAATGCTGAATTCAGATTTTCGACAACGTCCCCTTGCGGAGGCAGTACTCAATCATCAGTTCTTGACAAGGGCAATGATATAA
- the LOC101207362 gene encoding membrane steroid-binding protein 1, with amino-acid sequence MALQVWDTLKEAILAYTGLSPSTFFTVLALGLAIYYLISSFFAPSDYGTHPRDLDQIHPLPPPVQLGEISEDDLKQYDGSDSQKPLLMAIKGQIYDVSQSRMFYGPGGPYALFAGKDASRALAKMSFEEKDLTGDISGLGPSELEMLQDWEYKFMSKYVKVGTVKTSVAEGDAAAGEPAESSTAEVSKPVEESHSEPRDDKAEEAPAAANAD; translated from the exons ATGGCTCTGCAAGTCTGGGACACGCTGAAGGAGGCCATCCTCGCCTACACAGGCCTCTCTCCTTCCACCTTCTTCACTGTATTGGCTCTTGGACTTGCCATTTACTATCTCATTTCCAGTTTCTTCGCTCCCTCCGACTACGGAACCCACCCTAGGGACTTGGACCAAATCCATCCTCTCCCTCCTCCTGTTCAACTTGGTGAAATTTCTGAGGATGACTTGAAGCAATACGATGGCTCCGATTCCCAGAAACCTCTTCTCATGGCTATCAAGGGCCAGATCTACGATGTTTCTCAGAGCAG GATGTTCTATGGACCCGGGGGGCCCTATGCTCTTTTTGCTGGAAAGGATGCCAGCAGAGCTCTTGCAAAAATGTCATTTGAAGAGAAAGATCTGACTGGGGATATCTCTGGTCTCGGCCCATCCGAACTGGAAATGTTGCAGGATTGGGAATACAAATTCATGAGTAAATATGTTAAAGTTGGGACAGTGAAGACGTCAGTTGCTGAAGGTGATGCTGCAGCTGGTGAGCCTGCAGAATCAAGCACTGCTGAAGTTAGCAAGCCCGTCGAAGAAAGTCACTCAGAACCTCGAGATGATAAAGCTGAGGAAGCCCCTGCTGCTGCAAATGCCGATTAA